The proteins below are encoded in one region of Corynebacterium felinum:
- a CDS encoding alpha/beta fold hydrolase: MSHKIEVPQSGCRLVGEVGGHGTDVVLIHGEGMDRRMYDLQVAPLQDAGCRVLAMDMRGHGESRPAVAVPEATPESDVLAMMDDVGMDSAVLVGQSLGGNVCQSLARNNSDRVRALVIIDSAWNREQLTPLDRLSLWISTPLLRISPWPWLVGHMARASAVTPEGVALARRSFSQLSKGEFLHAWELAKSALSTQNDGTPNLPLLLICGEKDSTGKILRSMRTWADETGVPLYIVPGAGHLSNVDRPDFVNQVLLDFLAQFHE, encoded by the coding sequence ATGAGTCACAAGATTGAGGTACCCCAGAGCGGGTGCCGGTTAGTCGGCGAGGTCGGAGGACACGGAACCGATGTTGTCCTTATTCATGGTGAGGGCATGGATCGGCGCATGTATGACCTTCAGGTCGCTCCTCTGCAGGATGCTGGCTGCCGCGTGCTCGCTATGGACATGCGTGGTCACGGTGAATCACGACCAGCAGTCGCTGTTCCCGAAGCCACCCCAGAGTCAGACGTACTTGCGATGATGGACGATGTGGGCATGGATAGTGCCGTACTGGTGGGGCAGTCACTAGGAGGAAACGTCTGTCAGTCATTGGCCAGAAACAACTCAGACCGAGTACGCGCCCTTGTGATCATCGACTCCGCCTGGAACCGTGAACAGCTCACACCCCTCGACCGTCTCAGTTTGTGGATATCGACCCCTCTGCTTCGAATCTCTCCGTGGCCGTGGCTCGTAGGCCACATGGCCCGCGCAAGCGCAGTGACACCCGAGGGGGTGGCTCTGGCGCGACGCAGCTTCAGCCAGCTGTCAAAGGGAGAGTTCCTGCACGCCTGGGAGCTTGCCAAGAGCGCGCTGTCTACCCAAAACGACGGAACACCAAATCTCCCGCTGCTACTCATCTGTGGCGAGAAGGACAGCACTGGCAAGATTCTGCGTTCTATGCGGACGTGGGCCGACGAGACGGGCGTGCCCCTGTACATAGTCCCCGGCGCCGGCCACCTGTCCAACGTAGACCGCCCTGACTTCGTGAACCAGGTTCTCCTGGACTTCCTCGCTCAGTTTCACGAGTGA